Within the Pseudomonas fulva genome, the region TCATGGCCCCGGCCATGCGCGGCAAGGTCAAGCCGGTCATCGAGCTGATGGAAGCGTTGCCGACGGTGATCCTCGGCTTCTTCGCCGGCCTGTTCCTGGCGCCCTATGTCGAGGGACACCTGCCCGGGATATTCAGCCTGCTGATCTTCACCCCGATCGGCATCCTGCTGGCGGGCTTCCTCTGGAGCCGCCTGCCGGAGTCCATTCGCCTGCGCGTGCCGGATGGCTGGGAAGCCGCCCTGCTGATTCCGGTGATCCTGCTGGTCGGCTCGTTCTCCCTGAGCATGAGCGGGCACCTGGAAAACTGGCTGTTCGACGGCAACATGCGCGCCTGGCTGACCAATGACCTGGGCATTCCCTTCGACCAGCGCAACGCCCTGGTGGTCGGCCTGGCCATGGGCTTCGCGGTGATCCCGAACATCTACTCGATCGCCGAGGACGCGGTGTTCAGCGTGCCCAAGAGCCTGACCTTCGGGTCCCTGGCGCTGGGGGCCACCCCCTGGCAGACCCTCACCCGCGTGGTGATCCTGACCGCCAGCCCGGGCATCTTCTCGGCACTGATGATCGGCATGGGCCGTGCTGTCGGCGAGACCATGATCGTACTGATGGCCACCGGCAACACGCCGATCATGGACATGAACATCTTCCAGGGCCTGCGCACCCTGGCGGCCAACGTGGCAGTGGAAATGCCCGAGTCGGAGGTCGGCGGTACCCACTATCGCGTGCTGTTCCTCTCCGCGCTGGTGCTGCTGACCTTCACCTTCGTCATGAACACCCTGGCCGAGCTGGTGCGTCAGCGCCTGCGCGTCAAATACGCATCGCTCTGAGGACTGCAAGACCATGTCCGTGAAACAGAACAACCTCAAATCCTGGTTCAAGAGCGGCTCGCCGTGGATCTGGATGAATGCCGGTGCGGTATCCATCGCCATCGTCATGGTCATTGGCCTGCTGGCGGTGATCGCCGTACGCGGCCTGGCGCATTTCTGGCCGGCCGATATCGTCGAGGGCAACTACCTGATACCCGGCCAGGCCGCCACGGTGATGGCCGGTGAAGTGGTGCAGAAGGAAGAGATTCCACGCGCCCGGCTGGCCTCCGCCGGCCTGCCGGTGAACGTCGACGGTGGCGAGTTCATGACCCGTGAACTGCTCAAGGTGGGTAACCGTGACTTCTATGGCGCGGACTTCTCCTGGGTGGTCGGCGAATGGCTGACCGATCTGCGCAAGCCCAGGGACATGACCGCCTTCGAGCGGCGCGAGTGGGGCAACTTCTACGGCTATGTGGTCAACGTCAAGGAAGAGGGTCGCCTGGTCGCCGAAGGCGAGGCCGCCTGGCCGGAGCTGCAGAAGCGTCTGGAGCGTGTCGAAAAGCTGCACGGCGAAATCGTCAAGCTGGAGAAGCGCGACATCGGCCGCATCAACGCCGGTCTCGAGCGGGTCCGCCTGCAGACCCGCCGGCTGGAACTCGACGGTAACCTGACCGAGGCCGCGCAAGCCGATCTGGCCGCCGAGCGCGCCCGCTGGGATGCCGAATACAAGGTGCTGGAGCAGGAACTCAACGCCCGCCACCAGCAGTTCAACCGCGACAGCGTGACCGTGCGCTCGGCCGAAGGTCGCGAGCAGGAAATCAGCCTCGGCAAGGTTGTGCGGGCCTATCGCCCCAACGCCATGACCACGCTGGACAAGCTCGGCTTCTACGGCAGCAAGCTGTGGGAGTTCGTCAGCGACGACCCGCGCGAGGCGAACACCGAGGGCGGGATCTTCCCGGCGATCTTCGGCACCATCATGATGACCCTGATCATGGCGGTGATCGTCACGCCGTTCGGGGTGGTTGCCGCCATCTACCTGCGTGAATACGCCAAGCAGGGTCCGTTGACCCGGGTGATCCGCATCGCGGTGAACAACCTGGCCGGTGTGCCGGCGATCGTCTACGGCGTATTCGGCCTGGGCTTCTTCGTCTATGTACTGGGTGGCTCGATCGACCGCCTGTTCTTCCCGGAAGCCGCGCCGGCGCCGACCTTCGGCACCCCCGGCCTGCTGTGGGCCTCGCTGACCCTGGCGCTGCTCGCGGTGCCGGTGGTGATCGTCGCCACCGAGGAAGGTCTGTCGCGTATCCCACGGGCTTTGCGTGAGGGCTCCCTGGCCCTGGGCGCGACCAAGGTGGAAACCTTGTGGCGCGTGGTGTTGCCGATGGCCAGCCCGGCGATGATGACCGGCCTGATCCTCGCCGTGGCCCGGGCCGCCGGTGAAGTCGCGCCGCTGATGCTGGTGGGCGTGGTCAAGCTGGCGCCGAGCCTGCCGGTGGATGGCAACTACCCTTATCTGCACCTCGACCAGAAGATCATGCACCTGGGCTTCCATATTTTCGACGTCGGCTTCCAGAGTCCCAACGTCGAAGCGGCGCGCCCGCTGGTCTACGCTACAGCGTTGCTGCTGGTCCTGGTCATCGCGATTCTCAACCTGACGGCCATCTACCTGCGCAACCGCCTGCGCGAGAAATACAAGGCCCTGGATCATTAAATCCGAGCCGCAAGCCTCGAGCCGCAAGCTTCCTGCAGAAGCGTGGCGAACGGGCTTGCAGCTTGTAGCTTGCAGCTTGCCGCTGCGAACGGAGTGAGCACTATGCAACACGAAACCGCTACCCACGGCATCGATCTCGCGGCACTGGGCCGAGACAAGCAGAGCCTGGACCTGACCAAGGAAACCACGGCCATCGAAGTGCCGGGCCTGAACCTGTTCTATGGCGACAAGCAGGCGCTGTACGACGTCAAGATGAACATTCCCAAGCAGCGCGTGACCGCCTTCATCGGACCAAGCGGTTGCGGCAAGTCGACCCTGCTGCGCACCTTCAACCGGATGAACGACCTGGTCGACGGTTGCCGCGTGGAAGGCGAGATCAACATCGACGGCCGCAACATCTACCGCAAGGGCGAGGACGTCGCCGAGCTGCGTCGCCGCGTCGGCATGGTGTTCCAGAAACCCAACCCGTTCCCCAAGAGCATCTACGAGAACGTGGTGTACGGCCTGCGCATCCAGGGCATCAACCAGAAGCGCGTCCTCGACGAGGCCGTCGAATGGGGCCTGAAGAGCGCCGCCCTGTGGGACGAAGTGAAGGACCGTCTGCATGACTCGGCCCTCGGGCTGTCCGGCGGTCAGCAACAGCGTCTGGTGATCGCCCGTACCGTGGCGGTGCAGCCCGAAGTGCTGCTGCTCGACGAACCGTGCTCGGCCCTCGACCCGATCTCCACGCTGAAGGTCGAAGAGCTGATCTACGAATTGAAATCCAAGTACACCATCGTCATCGTCACCCACAATATGCAGCAGGCCGCGCGGGTGTCCGATTACACGGCGTTCATGTACATGGGCAAACTGATCGAGTTCGGTGACACCGACGCGCTGTTCACCAACCCGGCCAAGAAGCAGACCGAAGACTACATCACCGGCCGCTACGGCTAACGGCAGCCGCAATGCTCAAGCGGCACCCTAACGGCAGCCTAGTATGATGACTCACTGGCTTGAAGCTTATGGCTTGAGGCATGCAGCTTTCGCGGAGCGAACCCGATGATCAACAAAGACAGCCTGACCCACCACATTTCCCAGCAGTTCAACGCCGAACTGGAGGAAGTACGCAGCCACCTTCTGGCCATGGGCGGCCTGGTCGAGAAGCAGGTCAACGACGCGGTCACCTCGCTGATCGAAGCCGACTCCGGCCTGGCCCAGCAGGTGCGCGAGATTGATGACCAGATCAACCAGATGGAGCGCAACATCGACGAAGAATGCGTGCGCATTCTCGCCCGTCGCCAGCCGGCCGCCTCGGACCTGCGCTTGATCATCAGCATCTCCAAGTCGGTGATCGACCTGGAGCGCATCGGTGACGAAGCCACCAAGATCGCCAAGCGCGCCATTCTGCTCACCGAAGAAGGTGAGTCGCCACGCGGTTACGTCGAGGTTCGCCACATTGGCGACCAGGTGCGCAGGATGGTCCAGGAAGCCCTGGACGCCTTCGCCCGGTTCGACGCCGACCTGGCGCTGTCGGTCGCCCAGTACGACAAGACCGTCGACCGCGAGTACAAGACCGCCCTGCGCGAGCTGGTCACCTACATGATGGAAGACCCGCGCTCGATCTCCCGCGTGCTCAACGTGATCTGGGCGCTGCGCTCCCTGGAGCGGATCGGCGACCACGCGCGCAACATCGCCGAACTGGTGATCTACCTGGTGCGCGGTACCGACGTCAAACACATCGGCCTGACCCGCATGCAGGAAGAAGTGCAGGGCGGCGCCAAGCAGTGAAGGGCGGCCCGGCGGGTGCATCCCTGCGCAGCGATTGCGCTGGCTGTGTGCGCTCGCCCAGGGATGTGCTTTAGTGTTGGCAATGAGCCAGTGCACACGTCTATGCTAATGGCCATTCGAGGGAGTGGTCGATGAGCAAAGTCAGTGTACTGGTGGTGGACGACGCCACCTTTATCCGCGATCTGGTGAAGAAGGGGCTGCGTGACAACCTGCCCGGTATCCAGATCGAGGAAGCGGTCAACGGGCGCAAGGCCCAGCAGATTCTCGGCCGCAATCCGATCGATCTGATTCTCTGTGACTGGGAAATGCCGGAAATGTCCGGCCTCGAGCTGCTGCAATGGTGCCGCGAGCAGGAATCGCTGAAAGGCGTGCCCTTCATCATGGTCACCAGCCGCGGCGACAAGGAAAACGTGGTGCAGGCCATCCAGGCCGGCGTCTCCGATTTCATCGGCAAGCCGTTTTCCAACGAGCAACTGATCACCAAGGTCAAGAAAGCCCTGCAGCGCGCCGGCAAGCTGGCCGCGCTGATGTCGGCCGCACCGCCGAAGATGCTCAGCACCGGTGCCTTTGCCAACGACTCGCTGGCCGCGCTGACGGGTGGCAAGAGCGAGGTGGTGCGGCCTGCTGCGCCCACGCCGGCGGCAGCCTTTGCGCCGAGTCCTGCAGCTGCGCCTGCCAAGGCTGCCGCAGTGCCGGCCGGGCGCGGCCAGGGGCAATTGCGTCTGCCGGGCGGCATGATGGCCTGCGTGGTCAAGGCGCTGAGCCTCAAGGAGGCGCTGCTGGTGGTCAAGCGTGGCGAGTTGTTGCCGCAGGTGCTGGAGAGTGCGGTGCTCGACCTCGAGCAGGGCGAAGCCTCGGAGGTGGCGCGGCTCAATGGCTACCTGCACAGCGTTGCCGCCTTCGAGCCCAAGCCGGACAGCGAATGGCTGCAGGTGGTGTTTCGCTTCGTCGACCGCGACCCGCAGAAGATGGACTACCTGTCCCGCCTGATTGCCCGTGGTACCGCCCAGAAACACTTCTCGCCGGGCGCCTGATCAGGCCGCCAGCCAACCGCCGAGCGGCCATCGGGCACGCTCGGCTCTCGCTCAGGCCACTTCGTTGAGGTGGCGTTGCCAGGCATCCGGGATTCGCTCCAGCCGTGGATAGTTGATGGCGTCGAGCTGCTGTGCCTGCAGCAGGAACGGCGTGTGGCGCTGGTGCTTCGGCAGCTGGCGCAGTTCCGGTAGCCACAAGCTCACGTATTCGCCCTTGGGATCGTACTGGCGCGCCTGCTTGAGGGCATTGAAGGTGCGTTTGAGGCGTGGGTCGCTACCGACCCCGGCCAGGTACGCCCAGTTGCCCCAGTTGCTCGCCGGGTCGTAGTCGATCAGGTGCTCCTCGAACCAGGCCGCGCCGTGGCGCCAGTCCTGCTGCAGATCGCTGACCAGGTAGCTGGCCACCACCTGACGGCCGCGGTTGGACATATAGCCGGTGGCGATCAGCTCGCGCATGTTGGCATCCACCAGCGGCATGCCGGTACGGCCCTGGGTCCAGTGCTCGAAACGCTCGTCGATCTGCTGCGGCGCCCGCTCGGTGGCCTTCAGCCCCCCGGCCTCGAACAGCGCCTGGCCATAACGCTGCAGGGTGCAGCGGAAGAACTCACGCCACAGCAGCTCCAGCCACAGCCAATAGGTCGATTCGTTGGCGCCGTACAGCGACTCATGGCGCCGCAACTCGGCCGCGGTGCGGCGTGGCGACAGCGAGCCATTAGCCAGCCAGGGCGAGAACTTGGAGGAGTACTCGCTGCCGATCATGCCATTGCGGGTGTCCTTGTAGGTACGCACGTTCTGGCTGTCCCACAGGTAATCGCGCAGGCGCGCCAGGGCGGCGGTTTCGCCACCGGAGAAGGGGAAGGCACTGGGCACCACGCTCAGGGCATCGCCCAGGCCCAGTTGCGACTGGGTGGGCAGGGCGTAGGCGTGGGTGTCCAGGCCTTCCGGCAATGGGGGTAGCTGGTCGGGGGCCGCTTGCGGCTGGAACACGTACTGGCGCGCGTCGATCAGTGCGCGGAACTGGCTGTAGACCTGGGGCAACTGATCGAGCGGGCAGGGCAGCTCCGCTTCGCTGAACAGGCCATTGCCCTGGGCGGTGCGCAGCGGCACGCTGCCCAGGCTGTCACGCACGCGGGCGAGAACCGCACGTTCCTGCGGAGCGATTTCATCGAGGGTCAGCACCTGCCGGATGTCGAACTGACCGACCAGTTGGGTGATCACCTCTTCCGGCTTGCCGGTGGCCACCAGCAGCTTGGAGCCACGCTGGCGCAGCGCGCTATCGAGGGCGGTCAGACTTTCCAGCAGGAAGCGTGCGCGATGCACGCCGATGCGCCGGCTGCCGAATTGGTCGAATTGCAGCAATGCCGGGTCGAGCACATAGAGCGGCAGCAGACAATTGGACGCGAGTGCGGCCTGCAGGGCGGGGTGATCATCGAGGCGAAGATCCTGTTTGAACCAGAGCAGCGCGCGCATGGCATGTTCCCTCATGGTGGACTGCCTGTAGATCGTGCAGAGGTATGACAAGTTCAGCGCCGTCCGGCGGTGACCGATGGCTTTCAAGGACGGGGCGAGGGCGCATTGCTGACTGACGCGAAAGGCTGCAGCCACTAGACTACGCGGCTGTTTTCAGGAGCCCCTTGCAATGGATATCTTCAGCATCGCCGTGTTGCTGTTTCTGGTCACCGACCCGTTCGGCAACATCGCCATCTTTATCGCCGCCTTGAAGAACGTGGCGCCGGAGCGCCGCCTGTGGGTGGCCGCGCGCGAACTGCTGTTCGCCCTGGCGTTGCTGCTGCTGTTCCTTACCTTTGGTGACAAAGTGCTCAGCGCACTGGGCCTGTCGCGGGAGGCAACGGCGATTGCCGGCGGTATCATCCTGTTCGTCATCGCCATGCGCTTGATCTTCCCCAGTCCCCAGGGCGTACTGGGCGACGTGCCGGACGGCGAGCCGATGCTGGTGCCGCTGGCCACCCCGGCGGTTGCCGGCCCCTCGGCCCTGGCGGTACTGATGACCTTGCGCAATACCCACGAGGGCGCGCTCTGGGAGCTTTACCTGGCACTGATCATGGCCTGGGCCGCGACCGCATTCATCCTGTTGCAGGCGTCTTTCCTGCAGCGGTTCCTCGGCCCTCGCGGGCTGACCGCAGTGGAGCGACTGATGGGCATGCTGTTGATCATGCTCAGCGTCGACATGCTGCTGGACAACATTCAGAGCGTATTGCATATCCAGCCATGAAAGTTCTCAGCCTTGCCTTGTTCGTCCTCCTGCTCGCCGGCTGCAGCAGCGGCCCGCGCATCGACCACAGCTACACCGCCAGCGGGCAGAGCAGCCGCGTGCAGTACATCGTGTTGCACTACACCTCGACCGATCTGCCGCATTCGCTCGAGTTGCTGACCAAGGAAGAAGTCAGCGCCCACTACCTGATCAACGCCGTGCCGCCGACCATCTACCAGTTGGTCGACGAGAACCGCCGGGCCTGGCATGCCGGGGTCAGCGAATGGCAGGGGCGCACCTGGCTCAACGGTACGACCATCGGCATCGAGCTGATCAACCAGGGCTACTTCGACACGCCCAAGGGCCGTTACTGGCAGCCCTACGCCCAGGCGCAGATCGACGCACTGATCGTGCTGCTCAAGGACATCATGCAGCGCCATCAGCTGCCACCCGGCAGCATCATCGGCCACAGCGATATCGCGCCGCAGCGCAAGGTCGATCCGGGCCCGCTGTTTCCCTGGAAGCAACTGGCCGATGCAGGGCTGATGCCCTGGCCGAACGCCGAGGTGGTGGCTCGCCAGCAGGCGGTGTTCAGCAGCAGCCTGCCGAGCGTGGCCTGGTTCCAGCAGCAGTTGGCGGAACAGGGCTATGAGGTGCCGAGCACTGGCGTGCTGGATGAAGCTACCCGCAACGTGATTCGCGCCTTCCAGATGAAGTACCGCCAGGCGCTGTACGACGGGCAGCCAGATGCCGAAACCGCAGCCCTGCTGCTGGAAGTCAATCGCCTGGCCAAGGGGTGAGGCTCTTGGAACCTGTTCATGATCTGTCAGACCAGATTCGTCGATTTTGGCAGCTAAGCGGTGGGAACGGACGTAAGACCTCTATTTGTGCGAGCGGGCCATGCCCGCGAAAAGCCGATTCCCATGATGGGTTCGCCAGCATTACCGAGTTGCCTATGTGCTCGGTTCCGCTCTGACGAGCGGGTTACTTTTGGCATTGCCCCAAAAGTAACCAAAAGGTCTAGCCCCGACATCCGGCCCCAGCTGCGCTGGGGTTCCCTCGTTGCATCGTCGTTCCGGGGGCCGGCCTGGAAGGGCCATCCCTGGCCCATCAGGCCTCTCGCCGCATCCATGCGGCTCGTCCCCCTACACAACGATTCCACTCGGCCTCCTGAAGGGGCGATTGGTGTCGTCTGTTATTGCTATGCAGGAGAAGCATCAAAGAGCCAAAGCGGCGAACGGCCGCTTCTGCCTTGTAGTTGCCGCTTCATGTGCATAAAGATTGTGAACAACCCTACAGGGGCAGGGCGAGGTGGAAGCGCGCGCCCTGGCCCGGCTGGGATTCGGCGCCGATGCGCCCGCCGTGCAGCTGGACGATTTCCTTGCACAGCGCCAGGCCGAGGCCGGCGCCGCCTTTCTTGTGGCCGATCTGCACGAACGGCTCGAACAGGCGGGCCTGCTGGCCGTAGGCGATACCTTCGCCTTGATCCTCGACGCTGATCAGCAGGCGTTCGTCCTGGCGCTGGGCGGACAGCCGCAGGGTGCCACCTTCCGGGCTGTGGCGCAGGGCATTGTCGATCAGGTGATCGAGCACCCGCTCGATCTGCGCCCGATCCAGGTGGGTTCGCGGCAAGGCATCACCGACGTCCAGTTGCATGTGGATCTTGCGGGCCTGGGCCTTGCCGCGGTGGCGCCTGGCTGCGTTCTCGAGCAGCTCCGGGATGTCGCAGGGCGCCCGCTCGAGTTTCTGCACGCCGCTCTGGTAGCGCGAGAAATTCAGCAGGTCCTCGATCAGGTGCACCAGCCGTTCCATCTCCTCCTCGACGATGCGCACCAGGTCGGCCTCGCGGGATTTCTCGGCGAACTTGCTGCGTTCACGCAGTAAACCAAAGGCCATGTGCATGCCGGTCACCGGCGTGCGCAGTTCATGGGAGGCGCGCAGCACGAACTCGTTGCGCGCCCGCTCGAAGGCGCGCTGCTCGGTCACGTCATGCAGCACCATCACCGCGCCCAGGATATGCCCCTGGCTGTGGCTCACCGGCGTCAGGCTGTAGTTGAGCAGGCGCGTCTCGCCATTGGCCTCGACCTGCAAGTCCGCCAGGCGCTGCTCCAGGTTGTGCCCCTGCAGTACGTGCTGCAGTTGCTCGTCCAGCTCGGGGCGGCCCAGGGCCTGGCTGGGACGCTGGCCGAGCGGCTGATCGTCCCAGCCCAGCTGGCGCTGGGCCACCGGGTTGAAATGCTCGAGCAGGCCGTCACGGCCGAAGATCAGCAGGCCGTCGTCGATGCTGTCGAGCACCGCCTGCAGGCGCCGTTGCTCGGACATCAGTGCTTCGACGTTGCTGCTCTTGAGCTGGCGCAGGCTCTCGGCCATCAGGCCGAAGCGGCGGCTCAGCGCCGACAGTTCGGCAACCGGGGTGATCGGCAGAGTGACCTGGAAGTCGCCACGGCCGATCTGGTCGGCGGCCCGGGCCAGGGCGTCGATCGGCTGGCCGACCCGGCGGGCAATGGTGTGCGCGGTGATGAAGCCGATCACCAGCACCGCCAGACCGACCAGGCCCAGCAGCCCGGCGATCAGCCAGGCACGTTCGTGGGACTGCGCCTCCGCCTCCTTGACGGTGGACACGTAGTGAACCTGCAGGGAGTTGAGGCGGTCACGGACGGTTTCGATGGTCTTGGCGAAGTCGTCGTTGGTGAGCAACTCGTGACGGACCGTCATCGGGTCTTCGAGCAGGGTGCTGAACTTCTGGTAGGCCGTCTGGATCTCCACGATCGCCCGGCGGTCACTCTCGGTCATGCTGCCTTTCAGGCTGTCATCGAGCCAGCGGCGGATGCGCTGGTCGGAGTCCTGCAGGCTCTGCACGGTGCGCTCGTCGAAGTCTTCGCTGAGCATCAGGAACAACTGCCGGCCCAGCTCCTGGCGCAGATCCAGGCTGGTGCTGATGACCTCCAGGTTGTGGGCCAGCGAGCGACTCTGCGACTGGGTCAGCTGCAGCACGCTGAAGATGCCCAGGCTCAGCCCCAGCAAGGCCACGGTAAGCAGCGCACTGGTGCTGAGAAACAGCTTGCTGCGCAGCTTCATAGGCCGAGCTGCTTGCGTTTGCGATACAGGGTCGAGGCATCGATGCCCAGGGTCTTGGCCGCCTGGTCCAGGGTGTCGCTGTTGGCCAGCACGGCGGCGATATGGGCTTTTTCCAGCTCCTCGAGGCTCAGGTCGGCACCCACCCGTGGCGCGCTGTTGGCGGCTGGCGCGCTCATGCCCAGGTGGGCGACTTCCACCCACTCGCCCGGGCAGATGATGCTGGCGCGCTCGATCACGTTACGCAGCTCGCGGATGTTGCCGGGCCACTGGTAGGCGAGCAACGCCTTGACGGCGTCTTCGCTGAAGCCCCGCGCCGGGCGGGCATAGTCCTTGACGAAGCGGGCCAGAAAGCGGTCGGCGAGGGTCAGGATGTCGTCGGCTCGTTCGCGCAGCGGCGGCAGGGTCAGGGTGATGACATTGAGGCGGTACAGCAGGTCCTCGCGGAAGTGACCTTCCTTGACCATCTCGTTGAGGTCACGGTTGGTGGCGGCGAGGATGCGCACGTCGGCGTGGCGGGTCACCGGGTCACCGACCCGTTCGTATTCCTTGTCCTGAATGAAGCGCAGCAGCTTGGGCTGCAGGGTCAGCGGGAAGTCGCCGATCTCGTCGAGGAACAGGGTGCCGCCGTCGGCCTGGTTGACGCGGCCCAGGGTGCTTTCGCTGGCGCCGGTGAACGCGCCGCGGCTGTGGCCGAACAGCTCGCTTTCCATCAGCTCGGCGGTCAGCGACGGGCAGTTGATGGTTACGCAGGACTTCTTGGCGCGGCGGCTCCAGCCGTGGATGGCGCGCGCCAACTCGCCCTTGCCGGTGCCCGACTCGCCAAGGATGAGGATATTGGCGTCGGTGGCGGCCACCTGCCGGGCGGTCTCCAGAATCGCCATCATCGCCGGGCTGTGCGAGTCGATGCCATCGCTGGGCTTGCGCACTTCGCCTTCCAGCGCTTCGAGGCGTGCGGACAGCTGGCGCACTTCCAGTTGCTTGGCCGCGGCCAGGCGCAACTGATCGGGGCTGCACGGTTTGACCAGGTAATCGGCGGCGCCGGCCTGCATGGCGTCCACCGCACTGTCGATGGCCGAGTGTGCGGTGACGATCACCACCCGCATCCAGGGCGCCTGGATACGCATCTGGGCGAGCACGTCCAGGCCATTTTCATCCCCCAGGCGCAAATCGAGAAAGCACATGTCGAATACCTGGCGCTGCAGCAGCGATTCGGTTTGCGCGGCGCTGTTGGCGGTAGTGACCTGGTAGCCCTCGTCCTCCAGGCAATAGCGGAAGGTACGCAGGATAGCCGCTTCGTCGTCGACCAATAGGATGCGTCCGCTCTGACCTGTTGCTTCCATTTACGTGCTCCATGGGGTGAATGGCAGAGATTATCTGGAAATCTTCGTGCAAGTTGCACGGCTAGTATGACGCGATCTTGCATCGTGCAAGCGGTCATTAGCCAGGCATTGGATTTAACCAGCTGATTTTAGTTGGTTTTTATTTTTACAGGTGGCTGGCATAGCCCTTGCGACTTTCCTCGGTCCGCTTGCGAGCGGCTTTTTTGGCAAAGAAGGAGGCGTTACATGCTGTTGAGACAAACCACGTTGGCCATGGCCGTTACCGGTCTGATCACCCTGGCTCCGCTGGTGCAGGCAGCCGAAGGCGATCTCTCGCGGCAATTGAGCGATGCCCGCCAGCAGGGGGCCATCGACACCGCATTCGCGCTTAATCGGCATCTCGACCCGTTCGATATCGAGGTGGCCGTGGAGGATGGCATCGCCACCTTGACGGGAGTCGTGGAGAACACCGCCGAGCAGGAACTGGCCAGTGAGCTGGCAGGCAGCATCGAAGGTGTTCGCGAGGTCGACAACCAGTTGCAGATCGATCCCGACCTGGCCCCGCCGGTGCTCGAAGAACAGGCCCGGATCGTCACCGAAAAGACCCTGGCCCAACGCTTCGACGATGCGACCCTGGCCGCGACGGTGAAGTCCAAGCTGCTGTGGAACAGCAACACCGAAGGGCTCGACATCCAGGTGCGCGCGGAAAATGGCGTGGTCAGCCTCGGTGGCAATGCCGGTACGCCAGCCGCCAAGGAGCTGGCCGGGGAGCTGGTCACCAACACCGAAGGCGTGCGCGAGGTACACAACCACCTGAGCATCAACACGGCCGACAGCGCCACCGCCGAAGCGCAGAACGCCGCCAACGATGCAGCGGCCTCGATCAGTGATACCTGGATCACCAACAAGGTGAAGGCCAGCTTCCTCTATAGCCGCAACCTCGACGCCCTGAACATCAAGGTCGATACCCGCGAGGGCTTCGTCAGTCTCAGCGGCACGGTGCTCAGCAATGCCGAGAAGCGCCTGGCGGTGGAGACCGCACGCAGTATCCGTGGCGTGCGTGGCGTCGATGCCGACGCCCTGCGGATCGCCAGCTAATTCCGTTACAGCCAGGCAGGCCGTCCGGCCTGCCGCTTCCGGCAGCGTCGCTGGCGCTGCCAACCTCTTCAGGAGACCTGCCATGAGCTACAAGACCGAGCAACTGAACGAACTGATCGCCATCATCCGCGACGGCCAGCGCTTCTACGAGCACGCCCATGACGAGATCAAGGACCAACGGCTGCAGGCCCTGTTCCGCGACATGGCCCAGGCCAAGCATCAGGTGATCCAGGCGCTTGCGGTCAAGGTTGCGGCCAACCATGAAGAGCCCACCAGCAGCGCAACCCTGGTGGGCAAGCTGCGTCAGGCTTATGCCGATGCCCGTGCCACGCTCTCGAGTGACGAGGAGGCGGCTTACGTCGCGCAACTGGAAGAGGCCGAAGACCGCATCCTCGAGGCCTTCGAAGACGCCATGGAAACCGCGCAGCCCGACGTTCGCGCGCTACTTGCCGTGGAAATGCCCAAGGTACGGGCCTGTCACCAACGTATGCGCGAACTCAAGAACGCCTGACAGCGCTGTCTGCGGCGTCGTGCAGAACGCCCGAGCCGCAGGCGGTCATCGTGCAGGATGCCAATGATGGCATTTCTTTTACATATTATAAGTTATTGATTTAAAAGGATTTTATTTTTTCAGAAAGCTGGCACGCAGGCTGCAATTATCTCCTCATGAACTGAACGCCAAGCCGTTCGACAACGATCTTGAGGAGCCCAGCATG harbors:
- a CDS encoding N-acetylmuramoyl-L-alanine amidase; translated protein: MKVLSLALFVLLLAGCSSGPRIDHSYTASGQSSRVQYIVLHYTSTDLPHSLELLTKEEVSAHYLINAVPPTIYQLVDENRRAWHAGVSEWQGRTWLNGTTIGIELINQGYFDTPKGRYWQPYAQAQIDALIVLLKDIMQRHQLPPGSIIGHSDIAPQRKVDPGPLFPWKQLADAGLMPWPNAEVVARQQAVFSSSLPSVAWFQQQLAEQGYEVPSTGVLDEATRNVIRAFQMKYRQALYDGQPDAETAALLLEVNRLAKG
- a CDS encoding BON domain-containing protein; its protein translation is MLLRQTTLAMAVTGLITLAPLVQAAEGDLSRQLSDARQQGAIDTAFALNRHLDPFDIEVAVEDGIATLTGVVENTAEQELASELAGSIEGVREVDNQLQIDPDLAPPVLEEQARIVTEKTLAQRFDDATLAATVKSKLLWNSNTEGLDIQVRAENGVVSLGGNAGTPAAKELAGELVTNTEGVREVHNHLSINTADSATAEAQNAANDAAASISDTWITNKVKASFLYSRNLDALNIKVDTREGFVSLSGTVLSNAEKRLAVETARSIRGVRGVDADALRIAS
- the algB gene encoding sigma-54-dependent response regulator transcription factor AlgB, whose translation is MEATGQSGRILLVDDEAAILRTFRYCLEDEGYQVTTANSAAQTESLLQRQVFDMCFLDLRLGDENGLDVLAQMRIQAPWMRVVIVTAHSAIDSAVDAMQAGAADYLVKPCSPDQLRLAAAKQLEVRQLSARLEALEGEVRKPSDGIDSHSPAMMAILETARQVAATDANILILGESGTGKGELARAIHGWSRRAKKSCVTINCPSLTAELMESELFGHSRGAFTGASESTLGRVNQADGGTLFLDEIGDFPLTLQPKLLRFIQDKEYERVGDPVTRHADVRILAATNRDLNEMVKEGHFREDLLYRLNVITLTLPPLRERADDILTLADRFLARFVKDYARPARGFSEDAVKALLAYQWPGNIRELRNVIERASIICPGEWVEVAHLGMSAPAANSAPRVGADLSLEELEKAHIAAVLANSDTLDQAAKTLGIDASTLYRKRKQLGL
- a CDS encoding ferritin-like domain-containing protein, translated to MSYKTEQLNELIAIIRDGQRFYEHAHDEIKDQRLQALFRDMAQAKHQVIQALAVKVAANHEEPTSSATLVGKLRQAYADARATLSSDEEAAYVAQLEEAEDRILEAFEDAMETAQPDVRALLAVEMPKVRACHQRMRELKNA
- a CDS encoding KinB sensor domain-containing domain, with protein sequence MKLRSKLFLSTSALLTVALLGLSLGIFSVLQLTQSQSRSLAHNLEVISTSLDLRQELGRQLFLMLSEDFDERTVQSLQDSDQRIRRWLDDSLKGSMTESDRRAIVEIQTAYQKFSTLLEDPMTVRHELLTNDDFAKTIETVRDRLNSLQVHYVSTVKEAEAQSHERAWLIAGLLGLVGLAVLVIGFITAHTIARRVGQPIDALARAADQIGRGDFQVTLPITPVAELSALSRRFGLMAESLRQLKSSNVEALMSEQRRLQAVLDSIDDGLLIFGRDGLLEHFNPVAQRQLGWDDQPLGQRPSQALGRPELDEQLQHVLQGHNLEQRLADLQVEANGETRLLNYSLTPVSHSQGHILGAVMVLHDVTEQRAFERARNEFVLRASHELRTPVTGMHMAFGLLRERSKFAEKSREADLVRIVEEEMERLVHLIEDLLNFSRYQSGVQKLERAPCDIPELLENAARRHRGKAQARKIHMQLDVGDALPRTHLDRAQIERVLDHLIDNALRHSPEGGTLRLSAQRQDERLLISVEDQGEGIAYGQQARLFEPFVQIGHKKGGAGLGLALCKEIVQLHGGRIGAESQPGQGARFHLALPL